A section of the Hydrogenothermus marinus genome encodes:
- a CDS encoding IclR family transcriptional regulator, whose product MGKRIKKEYIVHNVEVAFQILFFLSKHSKSTFEEIQKGINISTYQLQKIINILLNRGYIDFNKEEKVYSLGIKNFEVGYSYLSNVEIRKLAKPYLQYLGETIKENVYLAVRSGWEIVYIDAYEVDRPVIVKSRVGRLLPMYASASGKVHLAYMEQHELEEFFNNIKLLPYTDKTITDKEKLLEHVKLVRQQGFAIDDEEWEKEVRCLSVPVFDYKKEVAAAITLSGPSFRITNDNLMNIKNLFIEKSKELSERLGYTEEWEVIL is encoded by the coding sequence ATGGGAAAAAGAATAAAGAAAGAATATATAGTTCATAATGTAGAAGTTGCTTTTCAAATTTTATTCTTCTTATCTAAGCATTCTAAATCAACTTTTGAAGAAATACAAAAAGGTATAAATATATCAACTTATCAACTTCAAAAAATCATAAACATTCTTTTAAATAGAGGTTATATAGATTTTAACAAAGAAGAAAAAGTATATTCCTTAGGTATCAAAAATTTTGAAGTTGGTTATTCTTATTTATCTAATGTTGAAATTAGAAAATTAGCTAAACCTTATTTACAATACTTAGGTGAAACAATAAAAGAAAATGTATATCTTGCTGTTAGAAGTGGATGGGAAATTGTTTATATAGATGCTTACGAAGTAGATAGACCAGTCATTGTTAAATCAAGGGTCGGTAGACTTTTACCAATGTATGCTTCAGCATCTGGAAAAGTACATCTTGCATATATGGAACAGCATGAGCTGGAAGAATTTTTTAACAATATCAAACTTTTACCATATACTGATAAAACAATAACAGATAAAGAAAAATTACTGGAACATGTAAAGCTTGTTAGACAACAAGGATTTGCAATTGATGATGAAGAATGGGAAAAAGAAGTTAGGTGCTTATCTGTACCTGTTTTTGATTATAAAAAAGAAGTTGCCGCAGCTATAACATTATCTGGACCATCTTTTAGAATAACTAATGATAATTTAATGAATATTAAAAATCTGTTTATAGAAAAATCTAAAGAACTTTCAGAGAGATTAGGATATACAGAAGAATGGGAAGTAATATTATAA